A window of the Microthrixaceae bacterium genome harbors these coding sequences:
- a CDS encoding FkbM family methyltransferase, producing the protein MPTLYQVKRAVLTPRTVYRRRKHPYLPPGVRHLLDQNYYRTPFVEFLVASVLTPELRTDFPLDHSSVVVDVGAHVAEWSQGIWDRYEPNIYAFEPAPPAVAKLLEGPGTNERFHVLPYGLGASDTTAEMHLSDAGSTIYGGQGETAEIQIRDVVAVFDELGITHVDVLKVNIEGGEYDLLDRLAETGWLERIDHVLVQFHEWHPKAYGRRWKNRRDLAKTHKEMWCWSWVWELWSRPTS; encoded by the coding sequence ATGCCAACGCTGTATCAGGTCAAGCGGGCAGTGCTGACGCCGCGCACTGTCTATCGCCGCCGGAAGCACCCCTACCTTCCGCCGGGCGTGCGCCACCTGCTCGACCAGAACTACTACCGGACCCCGTTCGTGGAGTTCCTGGTTGCCAGCGTCCTCACACCCGAGCTCCGTACCGATTTCCCCCTGGATCACTCGAGCGTGGTGGTGGACGTCGGGGCCCATGTGGCCGAGTGGTCCCAGGGCATCTGGGATCGCTACGAACCCAACATCTACGCCTTCGAACCGGCGCCTCCAGCCGTCGCCAAGCTTCTCGAAGGACCCGGCACCAACGAGCGGTTCCACGTTCTGCCCTATGGCCTCGGCGCTTCGGACACCACCGCAGAGATGCACCTGTCCGACGCGGGGTCGACCATCTACGGCGGGCAAGGTGAAACAGCCGAGATCCAGATCCGAGACGTGGTGGCGGTCTTCGACGAGCTGGGTATCACCCACGTCGACGTGCTCAAGGTCAACATCGAGGGCGGCGAGTACGACCTGCTCGACCGGCTGGCCGAAACCGGCTGGCTCGAACGCATCGACCACGTTCTTGTCCAGTTCCACGAGTGGCACCCGAAGGCCTACGGGCGAAGGTGGAAGAACCGCCGGGATCTGGCCAAGACCCACAAGGAAATGTGGTGTTGGTCGTGGGTGTGGGAGCTCTGGTCCCGTCCTACCTCCTAG
- the murA gene encoding UDP-N-acetylglucosamine 1-carboxyvinyltransferase, whose product MVVGAWKVTPSGPLRGDVFVRGSKNAVTKHMVAAVLGEGPSTIKRVPEVGDVAITTEILRSLGVGVDHDQVAGTITVEPHDGVTTEVPLSFSGLNRIPILLLGPLLHRNGEAFVPFVGGDQIGRRPVDFHVDALRALGAEIEVTDDGIKAKAARLRGAKIELPYPSVGATETVLLSAVLAEGRTVLRGAATEPEVIELALFLQRMGARIEMSPGRKFTIDGVERLRGAETSLDGDRNEAFSYLVAGLVTGGEVRVHGCAQDRVVTAITTLNRMGAQFTITDDFIQASAPHGLRPAAVQTETHPGFMTDWQTPLVVLFTQADGMSVLHETVYEDRLVYVDALKQMGAEIELFSTCLGGESCRFHDTNATHSAVVKGVTRLRGAAVDVPDVRAGFSSVIAAAIADGPSTISGIHHLERGYHRPLSQFAELGLSIEPVTFRT is encoded by the coding sequence ATGGTTGTAGGTGCTTGGAAGGTCACGCCGTCGGGTCCTCTGCGGGGGGACGTGTTCGTGCGCGGGTCCAAGAACGCCGTCACCAAGCACATGGTGGCTGCGGTACTGGGCGAGGGTCCCAGCACCATCAAGCGGGTTCCCGAGGTCGGCGACGTCGCCATCACCACTGAGATCCTGCGATCCCTGGGCGTGGGGGTGGACCACGACCAGGTGGCGGGCACCATCACGGTCGAACCCCACGACGGCGTCACCACCGAGGTGCCGTTGTCATTCAGCGGCCTCAACCGTATTCCGATCCTGCTGCTGGGCCCGTTGCTACACCGCAACGGGGAAGCGTTCGTCCCCTTCGTAGGTGGAGACCAGATCGGTCGTCGGCCCGTCGACTTCCACGTCGATGCTCTGAGGGCGCTGGGCGCGGAGATCGAGGTGACCGACGACGGGATCAAGGCCAAGGCCGCACGCCTGCGGGGGGCGAAGATCGAATTGCCCTATCCGAGCGTCGGTGCCACCGAGACCGTGCTGCTCAGCGCGGTGCTGGCCGAGGGGCGAACGGTGCTGCGCGGTGCGGCCACCGAGCCCGAGGTGATCGAGCTGGCCTTGTTCCTCCAGCGCATGGGGGCTCGAATCGAGATGTCTCCCGGCCGCAAGTTCACCATCGATGGGGTCGAGCGCCTGCGAGGGGCCGAGACCTCGCTCGACGGTGACCGCAACGAGGCGTTCAGCTACCTGGTCGCTGGCCTGGTCACCGGCGGTGAGGTGCGGGTCCACGGCTGCGCCCAGGACCGGGTGGTGACGGCCATCACCACCCTCAACCGCATGGGCGCCCAGTTCACCATCACCGATGACTTCATCCAGGCTTCGGCTCCCCACGGCTTGCGGCCCGCGGCGGTGCAGACCGAGACCCACCCCGGGTTCATGACCGACTGGCAGACCCCGCTGGTCGTGTTGTTCACCCAGGCCGACGGGATGTCGGTGCTGCACGAGACGGTGTACGAGGACCGCCTCGTCTACGTCGATGCCCTCAAGCAGATGGGTGCGGAGATAGAGCTGTTCAGCACCTGCCTGGGCGGTGAGTCGTGTCGGTTCCACGACACCAACGCCACCCATTCGGCTGTGGTCAAGGGGGTCACCCGGTTGCGGGGCGCGGCGGTGGACGTCCCCGACGTGAGGGCCGGGTTCTCGTCGGTGATCGCGGCGGCCATCGCCGACGGGCCGTCCACCATCTCGGGCATCCACCACCTCGAGCGCGGCTACCACCGGCCCCTCAGTCAGTTCGCCGAATTGGGGCTCTCAATCGAGCCGGTCACGTTCCGTACGTGA